The genomic DNA CAGCATCTAAGCATGAGTATAAAAACTTATTGAAAGCAAGTAGTAGCTTATATAAATTTGATGGTAATGTTAAAGATTATAAATTACCTGAATATCCAAATGAATTTAAATCTTATGTGAAAATAAATAGATTAATTGGTGATTTTGAAAATCATGTGGAATTAAATAATAAAATTATGAAAATAAATACTAATTTGAATATAAGGGATAAAAAACAAGTAAATTTTATTTTAGTGAAATTTGATAATGTAACTAATGATCATCTATATGCGTTAAGAGATTACTGGAAGAACGGGAAGAAAAATGATTATATAATAGCTTTGAATATGAATGGTGATTATGTTCAGGATATGTTGATAATATCTTGGACAGAAGCCGAAATTCTTAATACTAAAATAACAACTATGACTTTGCATAAAAGACTGGATATGAAAAATTTTGATAAATACTTGGAAAATGTGGAATATTTAATCAAAGAAAATTTTGTAAGAAAAGAAATGAAGGATTATGAGGAATATATTGTAATTGAAACTTCATTGACTTCAAAGATAATTTGTTTTGTATTAGAAATCTTAATAATTATAGGTTTCATAATATGTCCGGTGAAGAAAATGATGGATAATTATTAAAGAGGTGATTATATGAACAAGATGATACTTATAAACAATACATCAATAATAGCAAAAGAATATTCGGAAGAAAGAGTTATAACTGCATGGGATATTGCAAAACTTCACAAAAGAGAAATAAGGGAAATAAATCAAAATTTTAAACATATAAAAGATAGACTCAAATATGGTGAAGATTATTATGTGGTTTCCAGAGATTTTGCTGAATCAAATCAGATGATTCAGGAATTTTTGCCAAATAATGTCCGGGAAATAATACTTTTTACAGAAACAGGGTATCTGATGTTGGTGAGAACACTTAATGATGATCTAAGTTGGAAAATACAAAAATCTTTGATAAAAACATACTTTACATTGAAAAAAATCGAAGCTTTGACAGTTGAAGACATGATCATAATGCAAGCTAATGAAGTAAAAGCAGTAAAAACTAAAGTAGAAGTACTTGAAGATAAAATAAATAATCAGATTAGGAAAAAGAATAAAAATGAAAAAGGAGTTTTTCTTACTAAATTTAAAATAAAATCAAAGACTTACTCCATTCAAACCAGTAAAAATTATACAAAATATTTCAAGCAGGAAAAAACGCTTGCCAAATACTTAAATGAAAATGGTTGGAAAATATATACTGAAAATAAAAGCTAGGAGGATTCATGGATAAATTAAGAGTTTGGATAGAAAAGAAAAAATTATTAGGTGAAGTAAGAGAGGTAAATTATATTGATAAAATAGTCTGGGTAGTAGGTCAATGGGGTGGATTCCGTTCAGAAGATGCAATCTTTATGAAGCCATTAATGAAAAAAGATATAACAGGCAAAGATATATTTGAGGGTGATATTATTCAGTTTCATGATAATGACGGAAACGCCGGAAGAATGATAGTAAAATATGGTGAACTAGAACATATGGTATTGTCGAAATATAATCAAACACTTAAAAAAGTAAAAATGTGGGGTTTTTACTTTGAAGTATCTGATGAAGATAAAAAAGTACTTTGGAGGGCTGAAAATGATGATAGGACAGAAAATGATATTGAAAAAGAAATAAAAATTGTAGGGAATATATATGAAAATAAAAGCTAATTAAAGAAGGTCTTATATGGATAAATTAAAAACAGGGATATTTCAGTATGATGGAGAGAGTAATGAGCTGAAATTATACTGGAATGTTCAAAGTATACCAAAACCAAGTGACTTGAAGCTACAAACTGAAATACTCACAAATACACCAATTAAATTAATTCCTCAGTTGAGATTAAGTTTAGATCAAATGAGATTAATAAAAGTTCTGACAAGTGAATATGGGGCTATATTAGGTTATGAACAACCTGAAATGCAAGAAATTTTAAGGGATGAATTTTGTGAATTATATGAGTTTGAATGGTTTAGTACATCACCATACAAAACAGAGGCTTGTACATTGGAAGTGGCTACTAAATTTATAGATTTTATTATTAATCATGCAATTATAGTCAATAATATATATTTATATGTAATTGACAAAAAAGAAAAAAGAGCGATTCCGTGTAGAGAATATGTAAGTGACTTCTATAGTTATGTTGTAGCATGCTATTTAAATAAAAAATGTGTGGTATGTGGTCAAAGACATGAATATGAACAAGGGTATATAGTTGATTTTGACCATGCGGATAAGGTAGGAACTCTAGGAGCAAGAAAATATGATGACGGATTACAATTAAGAGGGTGGACATTATGCAGGAAGCATCACCAGCAAAGAGAAGCCACTCCGCTATTGGATTTTATGGAATACTGGCACATAGCACCAATTAAATTAAGTCCTACTTTAGTAGCAATAGGACAAAAACTATATCCTGAACAATTCAAAGCTTTTGATATTGAAAAGCATAGACCGCATGTCAGATTAGAAGTTCAGGAGTTTGTTCAAAAAAATAAAGGGAAGTTATTCCGTCAAGGGATAGCGTATGCATAGGAGGAACAATGAGTTTAGATGTTTTAGAAATAAAATTTAAAAATAAAGATCTGTTAGTAGTACATGATGTTAAATCTACAATTATGTTGCAAGAATATTGTTCGTTTATTGTAAAAGCAGCATCAGTGTTTAAATACAATAATAAAGTCGTAAAAAACTATACTTTTAATCTTGCGAAGATAGAAACAATAAAAAAAAATAATAAGTTGATTTATTTGGAAAAGTGCTAGGAAGACTCTTGTGTAGAAGATAGGAGGCTATAATGAAAAATAAAATAGAAATCCGTTGCAAAAAATGTGGAAAGCTAGCTATGGAGATAGAAGTAGAGGGTAGAGTAAAATATGACTTTAAGTGTAAAAGATGCAGTTGTAAAAATATAGGCATAGTAAAGGGTTTAAGGAGGAAATATGGAACAAATCTTACAATTATGGACGGCTGAGCCATTAAAGGTTGGATATTTAGTTAATATAATAAGCTTGAGTGAAAATAAAGAAGTTAAAGCTGAAATAATAAAAATCATAAGCCAAGATGTAAATGAAGTAGGAAATTGGTTTAATGTGATTACAGCTAAAGAATTAGGGGTGAAGTAATGCTAGCAATAACAATTGTAATATGTATATTTTTGTTTCTGATGGCTGCTTTGATATTAGGCCATATAGAAAAGAGACAGGCTGATAAAGAAGATATATATGAAATATTGAGCGAATTAGATAAACGCATACATGATTTAATAAAAAATAAAGTATCAATAG from Sebaldella termitidis ATCC 33386 includes the following:
- a CDS encoding putative HNHc nuclease, yielding MDKLKTGIFQYDGESNELKLYWNVQSIPKPSDLKLQTEILTNTPIKLIPQLRLSLDQMRLIKVLTSEYGAILGYEQPEMQEILRDEFCELYEFEWFSTSPYKTEACTLEVATKFIDFIINHAIIVNNIYLYVIDKKEKRAIPCREYVSDFYSYVVACYLNKKCVVCGQRHEYEQGYIVDFDHADKVGTLGARKYDDGLQLRGWTLCRKHHQQREATPLLDFMEYWHIAPIKLSPTLVAIGQKLYPEQFKAFDIEKHRPHVRLEVQEFVQKNKGKLFRQGIAYA
- a CDS encoding ORF6N domain-containing protein; translation: MNKMILINNTSIIAKEYSEERVITAWDIAKLHKREIREINQNFKHIKDRLKYGEDYYVVSRDFAESNQMIQEFLPNNVREIILFTETGYLMLVRTLNDDLSWKIQKSLIKTYFTLKKIEALTVEDMIIMQANEVKAVKTKVEVLEDKINNQIRKKNKNEKGVFLTKFKIKSKTYSIQTSKNYTKYFKQEKTLAKYLNENGWKIYTENKS
- a CDS encoding YopX family protein, with protein sequence MDKLRVWIEKKKLLGEVREVNYIDKIVWVVGQWGGFRSEDAIFMKPLMKKDITGKDIFEGDIIQFHDNDGNAGRMIVKYGELEHMVLSKYNQTLKKVKMWGFYFEVSDEDKKVLWRAENDDRTENDIEKEIKIVGNIYENKS